The Halopseudomonas sabulinigri genome window below encodes:
- the ispC gene encoding 1-deoxy-D-xylulose-5-phosphate reductoisomerase, whose product MTVSQVTVLGATGSIGVNTLDVIARHPNEYRVYALSGYSRMDVLAEQCARHRPAYAVVADDVQAAALQQVLHAQDVATEVVYGEQALSDVAAAAEVDVVMAAIVGAAGLRPTLAAVQAGKRVLLANKEALVMSGALFMQAVRDSGAQLLPIDSEHNAIFQCMPANYAEGLAPVGVRRILLTASGGPFREFNIDQLAGVTPAQACAHPNWSMGQKISVDSASMMNKGLELIEACWLFDARPDQVEVVVHPQSVVHSLVDYVDGSVLAQLGNPDMRTPIAHALAWPRRIDSGVSALDLLTIARLDFQAPDDRRFPCLRLARQAAASGGTACAILNAANEVAVAAFLSGRMGFTDIPVMIEYALNAMPSETVQDLDHILLADRMARECAERWLAARG is encoded by the coding sequence GTGACGGTGTCGCAGGTTACTGTTCTTGGTGCGACCGGGTCTATCGGTGTCAACACGCTGGATGTCATCGCCCGGCACCCGAACGAATACCGGGTTTATGCGTTGAGCGGCTACAGCCGCATGGATGTGCTGGCCGAGCAGTGTGCACGGCATCGTCCGGCGTACGCCGTAGTGGCTGATGACGTTCAGGCTGCAGCATTGCAACAGGTTTTGCATGCGCAGGACGTGGCTACCGAGGTGGTTTACGGTGAGCAGGCGCTGAGCGACGTAGCTGCCGCCGCGGAGGTGGACGTGGTTATGGCGGCTATCGTCGGCGCCGCTGGTCTGCGTCCGACGCTGGCCGCTGTGCAGGCAGGCAAGCGCGTTCTGCTGGCCAACAAGGAGGCGCTGGTGATGTCCGGCGCGCTCTTCATGCAAGCGGTGCGTGACTCGGGCGCCCAGTTGTTGCCGATCGACAGCGAGCACAACGCCATCTTTCAATGCATGCCGGCAAATTACGCCGAAGGTCTGGCTCCGGTCGGTGTGCGCCGTATATTGCTGACGGCCTCTGGTGGCCCTTTCCGCGAGTTCAATATTGACCAGCTGGCCGGCGTGACTCCGGCACAGGCCTGTGCTCATCCCAACTGGTCGATGGGGCAGAAGATTTCGGTTGATTCGGCGAGCATGATGAACAAGGGGCTGGAGCTGATCGAAGCCTGCTGGTTGTTCGATGCGCGGCCTGATCAGGTAGAGGTCGTCGTGCATCCGCAAAGCGTGGTGCATTCGCTGGTAGATTACGTCGACGGCTCAGTGCTTGCGCAACTGGGTAACCCGGATATGCGTACACCTATCGCACACGCCCTGGCGTGGCCTCGGCGGATTGACTCGGGGGTCAGTGCGCTGGACCTGCTGACCATCGCGCGGCTGGACTTTCAGGCGCCGGACGATCGGCGTTTTCCCTGTCTGCGTTTGGCTCGTCAGGCGGCGGCAAGTGGTGGCACGGCCTGTGCCATCCTCAATGCAGCCAACGAAGTGGCGGTTGCCGCTTTCCTGTCCGGTCGTATGGGCTTTACCGATATCCCTGTTATGATCGAATACGCATTGAACGCCATGCCCAGCGAAACGGTTCAGGATCTGGATCATATTCTGCTGGCCGACCGGATGGCGCGCGAATGTGCCGAGCGCTGGCTTGCTGCGCGCGGCTGA
- a CDS encoding phosphatidate cytidylyltransferase — protein MLKQRVITAVILAPLAVAGFVLLQGAWFAFFIGAVVALAGWEWARLCGESRQSGRVVYAATLALLMIGLYRDQWPVIYYVIPALLWWLLASVMIVRYPAGSGLWKGSFVRQLFGLLILLPAWAGLVWLRAQEFGLWLIFSLLILVWAADIGAYFAGKTFGRSKLMPAVSPGKTREGLLGGLLVSEVLALAAMLYLGWGAGAIALGLLGAALVVLVSVVGDLTESLFKREEGLKDSSNLLPGHGGVLDRIDSLTAAIPMFVACWLLLGSYLA, from the coding sequence ATGCTTAAACAACGCGTGATAACCGCCGTGATTCTGGCACCTCTGGCTGTTGCCGGCTTTGTGTTGTTGCAGGGCGCCTGGTTTGCGTTCTTTATCGGCGCTGTCGTGGCTCTTGCGGGCTGGGAGTGGGCTCGTTTGTGTGGTGAAAGCCGCCAGAGTGGTCGCGTGGTCTACGCGGCGACTCTGGCGCTGTTGATGATCGGCCTGTATCGCGACCAGTGGCCGGTCATCTATTACGTGATTCCGGCGCTGCTTTGGTGGTTGCTGGCCAGCGTGATGATTGTGCGTTATCCCGCGGGCAGCGGTCTTTGGAAGGGTAGTTTTGTGCGGCAGTTGTTTGGTCTGTTGATATTGCTGCCGGCCTGGGCCGGGTTGGTATGGTTGCGCGCCCAGGAGTTTGGCCTGTGGTTGATCTTCAGCCTGTTGATTCTGGTATGGGCGGCGGATATTGGCGCCTACTTCGCCGGCAAGACCTTCGGCCGCAGCAAGTTGATGCCTGCTGTGAGCCCTGGCAAGACCCGCGAAGGTCTGCTTGGCGGTTTGCTGGTGAGCGAGGTTCTGGCGCTGGCGGCCATGCTTTATCTTGGCTGGGGCGCCGGTGCTATAGCGCTAGGCCTGTTGGGCGCAGCTTTGGTGGTGCTGGTATCGGTGGTAGGTGATTTAACCGAGAGTCTGTTCAAGCGCGAAGAAGGACTCAAGGACAGCAGCAATCTATTGCCAGGGCACGGTGGTGTGCTGGATCGTATCGACAGCCTCACGGCGGCCATTCCCATGTTTGTTGCTTGCTGGTTGCTGCTCGGGAGCTATCTGGCGTGA
- the map gene encoding type I methionyl aminopeptidase, whose amino-acid sequence MTVSIKTPEDIAGMRVAGRLAAEVLEMIGEHVKPGVTTEELDRICHDYIVNVQQAIPAPLNYGGAPGRMPFPKSICTSINHVVCHGIPNEKPLKNGDALNIDVTVIKNGYHGDTSKMFIVGEAPEWVGRLARVTQECLYKGISVVRPGARLGDIGQVIQDHAHANHYSVVREYCGHGIGKVFHEDPQVLHYGRAGTGMELKEGMTFTIEPMINQGRAETRLLGDNWTAITKDRKLSAQWEHTILVTADGYEVLTRRSEESFQ is encoded by the coding sequence ATGACCGTATCCATCAAGACCCCGGAAGACATCGCCGGCATGCGCGTTGCCGGACGCCTGGCGGCTGAGGTGCTGGAGATGATCGGCGAACACGTCAAGCCTGGCGTTACCACCGAAGAGCTCGACCGCATTTGCCACGATTACATCGTCAACGTTCAACAGGCCATTCCGGCGCCGTTGAATTATGGCGGCGCGCCGGGTCGCATGCCCTTCCCCAAGTCGATCTGCACCTCGATCAATCACGTGGTCTGCCATGGCATCCCGAATGAGAAGCCGCTGAAAAATGGCGACGCATTGAATATCGACGTGACTGTCATCAAGAATGGTTACCACGGCGATACCAGCAAGATGTTCATCGTTGGCGAGGCGCCCGAGTGGGTCGGACGGCTGGCACGGGTCACCCAGGAATGCCTCTATAAAGGCATTTCAGTAGTGCGCCCCGGCGCGCGCCTGGGCGATATCGGCCAGGTGATTCAGGACCATGCCCACGCCAATCACTATAGCGTGGTACGCGAGTACTGCGGCCACGGTATTGGCAAGGTATTCCATGAGGACCCGCAGGTCCTGCACTATGGCCGCGCCGGCACCGGCATGGAACTCAAGGAAGGCATGACCTTCACCATCGAGCCAATGATCAACCAGGGCCGCGCAGAAACCCGCTTGTTGGGTGACAACTGGACCGCGATCACCAAGGACCGCAAGTTGTCAGCGCAGTGGGAGCACACCATTCTGGTCACCGCTGACGGTTACGAAGTACTTACCCGCCGCAGCGAAGAATCCTTTCAATAG
- the tsf gene encoding translation elongation factor Ts, producing the protein MSQISAAMVKELRERTGQGMMECKKALVAAEGDIEKAIDDMRASGAIKAAKKAGNIAAEGAIAAKVAADKKSAVIIEVNSQTDFLALQEDFKGFVAASLDKAFDAGYTDAAPLIADQESAREALVAKTGENVNIRRLTRVEGDVVGAYLHGHRIGVVVTLKGGDEELARDIAMHVAASNPQFLDPSQVSEDAIAKEKEIFLALNADKIAGKPDNIVENMVKGRINKFLAEGSLVEQAFIKDPEVKVGDLAKKAGAEVVSFVRFEVGEGIERAEVDFAAEVAAQLAASKQ; encoded by the coding sequence ATGTCACAGATTTCTGCAGCCATGGTTAAAGAACTGCGCGAGCGCACTGGCCAGGGCATGATGGAGTGCAAGAAAGCACTGGTTGCCGCTGAAGGCGACATCGAGAAGGCGATTGACGATATGCGCGCTTCTGGCGCCATCAAAGCGGCCAAGAAGGCCGGCAACATCGCCGCTGAAGGCGCTATTGCAGCCAAGGTCGCAGCCGACAAGAAGTCTGCCGTGATTATCGAAGTCAACTCCCAGACCGACTTTCTGGCGCTGCAGGAAGACTTCAAGGGCTTTGTTGCTGCCAGCCTGGACAAGGCATTCGACGCCGGTTACACCGACGCCGCTCCGCTGATCGCCGATCAGGAGTCTGCCCGTGAAGCGCTGGTTGCCAAAACCGGTGAGAACGTCAACATTCGTCGCCTGACTCGCGTTGAAGGTGACGTGGTGGGTGCTTACCTGCACGGCCACCGCATTGGTGTTGTGGTTACCCTCAAGGGTGGCGACGAAGAGCTGGCACGCGACATCGCCATGCACGTTGCGGCCAGCAACCCGCAGTTCCTTGACCCTTCGCAGGTGTCTGAAGACGCCATTGCCAAGGAAAAGGAAATCTTCCTGGCGCTGAACGCCGACAAGATCGCCGGCAAGCCGGACAACATTGTTGAGAACATGGTCAAAGGCCGTATCAACAAGTTCCTGGCCGAAGGTAGCCTGGTTGAGCAAGCGTTCATCAAGGACCCGGAAGTCAAGGTCGGCGATCTGGCCAAGAAGGCCGGTGCTGAAGTGGTTTCCTTTGTGCGTTTCGAAGTGGGCGAGGGCATCGAGCGTGCCGAAGTCGACTTCGCTGCCGAGGTGGCTGCACAGCTGGCCGCTTCCAAGCAGTAA
- the frr gene encoding ribosome recycling factor, with protein MINEIKKDAQERMGKSVESLGIAFAKIRTGRAHPSILDSVMVNCYGADTPLRQVANVNVEDSRTLALTVFDRSLIQAVEKAIMTSDLGLNPATAGTTIRVPMPALTEETRKGYTKQARSEAENARVAVRNIRRDALSQLKDLQKEKEISEDEERRAADEVQKLTDKFIAEVDKALEAKEKDLMAI; from the coding sequence ATGATCAACGAAATCAAGAAGGACGCGCAGGAGCGCATGGGCAAATCGGTTGAGTCTTTGGGTATCGCCTTTGCCAAGATTCGCACGGGCCGTGCCCACCCCAGTATTCTGGATAGCGTTATGGTGAATTGCTACGGCGCTGATACTCCGCTGCGGCAGGTCGCCAACGTCAACGTTGAAGACTCCCGCACCCTTGCGCTGACGGTATTCGACCGCAGCCTGATTCAGGCGGTAGAAAAAGCCATCATGACCTCTGACCTGGGGCTCAACCCGGCGACCGCAGGTACTACCATTCGTGTGCCTATGCCGGCGCTCACTGAAGAAACCCGTAAGGGTTACACCAAGCAAGCTCGCTCCGAAGCCGAAAATGCGCGTGTAGCCGTACGCAATATTCGCCGCGATGCGCTCAGCCAGCTGAAGGACCTGCAGAAAGAAAAGGAAATCAGCGAAGACGAGGAGCGTCGCGCCGCTGACGAGGTGCAGAAGCTGACCGACAAGTTCATTGCGGAAGTCGACAAGGCGCTGGAAGCCAAGGAAAAGGATCTGATGGCCATCTAA
- the pyrH gene encoding UMP kinase, translating into MAQVPSSRQPKYKRILLKLSGEALMGTEGFGIDPKVLDRMSLEIGQLIGIGVQVGLVIGGGNLFRGAALHSAGMDRVTGDHMGMLATVMNGLAMRDSLERSNIQTRVMSAITMEGVTEHYDRRKAMRYLAGGDVVIFSAGTGNPFFTTDTAACLRGIEVDADLVLKATKVDGVYNADPMKDPNAERFDSLSYDQVLDLKLEVMDLTAICLIRDHKMPLRVFNMNKPGALLNAVVGSAEGTLIEG; encoded by the coding sequence ATGGCCCAGGTGCCCAGCAGCCGCCAACCCAAGTACAAACGCATTCTTCTCAAGCTCAGCGGCGAAGCCCTGATGGGAACCGAAGGTTTCGGTATCGATCCCAAGGTGCTGGATCGCATGTCACTGGAAATCGGCCAGTTGATCGGTATCGGTGTGCAGGTGGGGTTGGTGATCGGTGGCGGCAATCTGTTCCGTGGCGCCGCGCTGCATAGTGCCGGTATGGATCGCGTAACCGGCGACCACATGGGGATGTTGGCGACCGTAATGAACGGTCTGGCCATGCGTGATTCGCTGGAGCGCTCCAATATCCAGACGCGGGTGATGTCGGCCATTACCATGGAAGGCGTGACCGAGCATTACGACCGCCGCAAGGCAATGCGCTACCTCGCTGGGGGTGACGTGGTAATATTCTCCGCCGGTACCGGCAATCCGTTCTTCACCACCGACACTGCTGCCTGTTTGCGCGGCATCGAAGTGGATGCGGATCTGGTGCTCAAGGCCACCAAGGTAGACGGCGTGTACAACGCCGACCCGATGAAGGATCCCAACGCCGAGCGCTTCGACAGCCTGAGCTACGATCAGGTGCTGGATTTGAAGCTGGAAGTAATGGACCTCACTGCGATCTGTCTGATTCGCGACCACAAGATGCCTTTGCGGGTGTTTAACATGAACAAGCCAGGGGCGTTGCTGAATGCGGTAGTGGGCAGCGCCGAAGGAACATTGATCGAGGGTTGA
- the rseP gene encoding RIP metalloprotease RseP, whose amino-acid sequence MELLFTLLATVVALGLLVTIHEYGHFWVARRCGVKVLRFSIGFGPALYSWRDRQGTEYAIAAIPLGGYVKMLDEREAPVPAEELEQAFNRKPVGQRIAVVAAGPIANFLLAIAAFWLIAVLGVTTVVPVLGPVAPDTPAAQAGLHENLELVAIDGAATPSWHEVNLQLIRRLGETGVLDVQAREHQGGAIQHYQVKLNDWLKGAEEPDPLSALGLSRWQPKVPPRIGQVESGGPAASAGLQPGDLIVAVEGKAVSDWVGEVVPAIQASAQRELQISVERDGRQLELNLTPAAKAQNDVVVGYVGAGVDAFEWPADMRREIHHNPLMAIPVALGKTWDMTALTLDSLKKMLTGLVSAKNLSGPITIAKVAGASAKSGLESFLSFIAYLSISLGVLNLLPVPVLDGGHLVYYVAEWIRGKPLSERIQTWGLQIGLSLIVGVMLFAIYNDISRLGG is encoded by the coding sequence ATGGAACTGCTGTTTACCCTGTTGGCCACGGTTGTTGCATTGGGGCTGCTGGTCACCATTCATGAGTACGGCCATTTCTGGGTCGCCCGTCGTTGCGGTGTGAAGGTGTTGCGTTTTTCAATCGGCTTTGGGCCGGCGCTGTACAGCTGGCGCGATCGCCAGGGCACCGAATACGCTATTGCGGCGATACCTCTGGGCGGCTACGTCAAGATGCTGGACGAGCGTGAAGCGCCCGTGCCGGCGGAGGAGTTGGAGCAGGCCTTCAATCGTAAACCTGTTGGTCAGCGAATCGCGGTTGTTGCGGCGGGGCCCATTGCCAACTTTCTCCTGGCGATTGCAGCTTTCTGGCTGATTGCGGTGTTGGGCGTGACGACGGTCGTTCCGGTTCTTGGCCCGGTAGCCCCGGACACGCCGGCGGCGCAGGCGGGTCTGCATGAGAACCTCGAGCTGGTTGCCATCGACGGCGCCGCTACGCCCAGCTGGCACGAAGTCAACCTACAGTTGATCCGGCGTCTGGGCGAGACCGGTGTACTCGATGTACAGGCGCGTGAGCATCAGGGCGGCGCAATACAGCATTACCAGGTGAAACTGAATGATTGGCTGAAAGGGGCTGAAGAGCCGGACCCCCTATCGGCCTTGGGTCTGAGCCGCTGGCAGCCTAAAGTGCCCCCGCGCATCGGTCAGGTTGAGAGTGGTGGGCCAGCCGCCAGTGCCGGGCTGCAGCCAGGTGATCTGATCGTTGCTGTGGAAGGCAAGGCGGTCAGCGACTGGGTAGGTGAGGTGGTGCCGGCCATTCAGGCCAGCGCCCAGCGCGAGCTGCAAATCAGCGTTGAGCGTGATGGGCGGCAACTGGAACTTAATCTGACCCCAGCAGCCAAAGCGCAGAACGACGTTGTCGTGGGCTATGTGGGTGCAGGTGTAGACGCCTTTGAATGGCCTGCTGATATGCGCCGCGAGATTCACCATAACCCGTTGATGGCAATACCGGTTGCGCTGGGTAAAACCTGGGATATGACAGCGTTGACGCTTGATTCGCTGAAGAAAATGCTCACCGGGCTGGTCTCGGCAAAAAACTTGAGTGGCCCGATAACCATTGCTAAAGTGGCGGGCGCTTCAGCCAAGTCAGGACTGGAAAGCTTCCTCAGCTTCATTGCCTATCTGAGTATCAGTCTGGGTGTATTGAATCTGCTGCCGGTGCCGGTGCTCGATGGCGGTCACTTGGTGTACTACGTGGCGGAGTGGATTCGCGGCAAGCCGCTGTCCGAGCGGATTCAGACTTGGGGGCTGCAGATCGGTCTCAGCCTGATTGTCGGGGTTATGCTGTTTGCCATTTATAACGATATAAGTCGCCTCGGCGGTTGA
- a CDS encoding [protein-PII] uridylyltransferase produces the protein MDNALFDPGQFQAELALKSSPIGAFKKAIRHADGVLQSRFESGRDIRQLIHERAWFTDQILQQAWAQLDCARDPGIALLAVGGYGRGELHPHSDLDLLILVRDDAEAFRPSIETFLMLLWDIGLEVGQSVRTIEDCQQEAKADLTIITNLMESRTLAGDEALRQGMLGAISTEHMWSDAEFFRAKRAEQQARHAKFNDTEYNLEPNVKSSPGGLRDIQTIAWVALRHFGTNDLRELVDQGFLNEPEYSILTAGRDFLWQVRFALHNLAGRAEDRLLFDHQRALAKMLGYEGNDSKLAVERFMQKYYRVVMSLSQLNDLLMQHFEEILLRDAEAADIRPLNSRFQIRNHYIEVTNPNVFKRTPFAILEIFVLMAQHPEIRGVRADSIRLLRDHRHLIDDDFRSDIRNTSLFIELFRCKEGIHRNLRRMNRYGILGRYLPEFGKIVGQMQHDLFHIYTVDAHTLNLIKHLRKLSWPEYQDRYPLAWRIFCRLPKPDLLYIAGLYHDIAKGRGGDHSELGAVDAELFCSRHHLPAWDTHLIAWLVENHLVMSTTAQRKDISDPLVIHDFAVQMGNQVRLDYLYVLTIADINATNPTLWNSWRASLLRQLYTETKRALRRGLDNPPDRDEHIRQTQQAALDILVRNGIEEEDAEALWSELGDDYFLRHTASDVAWHTEAIVQHSSRHGPLVLIKETAQREFEGATQIFIYTPEQNDLFAATVSAMDQLNLSIQDARIITSTSQFSLDTYIVLDSDGGSIGDNPERIRQIKDELIEALSDPDAFPTIIQRRVPRQLKHFAFAPEVTIFNDPNGQHTILELSAPDRPGLLARMGRILLDFDISVQNAKIVTLGERVDDVFVLTDADNQALSDPALCERLQQTIIETLSSTQPTEQAYSSPIAIGP, from the coding sequence ATGGATAACGCGCTTTTCGATCCGGGCCAGTTCCAGGCGGAATTGGCATTAAAGAGTAGTCCGATCGGTGCTTTCAAAAAGGCCATCAGGCACGCCGACGGCGTGCTGCAGAGCCGCTTTGAAAGCGGTCGCGATATCCGCCAACTGATCCATGAGCGCGCCTGGTTTACCGATCAGATCCTGCAGCAGGCCTGGGCCCAGCTCGATTGCGCCCGGGACCCTGGCATCGCACTGTTGGCGGTGGGTGGCTACGGCCGTGGTGAACTGCACCCGCACTCGGATCTCGATCTGCTGATCCTGGTGCGCGACGACGCCGAAGCCTTCCGCCCTTCGATCGAAACCTTCCTGATGCTGCTCTGGGACATTGGTCTGGAAGTCGGCCAAAGCGTGCGCACCATCGAAGACTGCCAGCAGGAAGCCAAAGCCGACCTGACCATCATCACCAACCTGATGGAGTCGCGTACGCTGGCCGGTGACGAAGCCTTGCGTCAGGGCATGCTGGGCGCCATCAGTACCGAGCATATGTGGAGTGACGCCGAGTTCTTCCGTGCCAAACGCGCTGAACAGCAAGCCCGTCACGCCAAGTTCAACGATACCGAATACAACCTTGAGCCCAATGTAAAAAGCTCGCCGGGCGGGCTGCGCGACATCCAGACCATTGCCTGGGTCGCTTTACGGCATTTTGGCACCAACGATCTGCGTGAACTGGTCGACCAGGGCTTTCTCAACGAGCCCGAGTACAGCATCCTCACCGCCGGGCGCGACTTTCTCTGGCAAGTTCGCTTTGCCCTGCACAACCTGGCCGGCCGCGCCGAGGACCGCTTGCTGTTTGACCATCAGCGCGCACTAGCCAAGATGCTGGGCTATGAAGGCAACGACAGCAAGCTGGCGGTCGAGCGCTTCATGCAGAAGTACTATCGGGTAGTGATGTCGCTGTCACAGCTGAACGATCTGCTGATGCAACACTTTGAAGAGATATTGCTGCGTGACGCCGAGGCGGCGGATATTCGGCCACTCAATAGCCGCTTTCAGATCCGCAACCATTACATCGAAGTCACCAACCCCAACGTCTTCAAACGCACGCCGTTCGCCATTCTGGAAATATTCGTACTCATGGCGCAGCACCCGGAAATTCGCGGCGTGCGGGCCGACAGCATTCGTCTGCTGCGCGATCATCGCCATCTGATCGACGATGATTTCCGTAGCGACATCCGCAATACCAGTCTGTTTATCGAGCTGTTCCGTTGCAAGGAAGGCATCCACCGCAACCTGCGCCGGATGAACCGCTACGGCATTCTCGGCCGCTACCTGCCGGAATTCGGCAAGATCGTTGGCCAGATGCAGCACGACCTGTTTCACATCTATACGGTCGATGCGCACACGCTGAATCTGATCAAGCATCTGCGCAAACTCAGCTGGCCCGAGTACCAGGACCGCTACCCGCTGGCCTGGCGCATCTTCTGCCGCCTGCCCAAACCCGACCTGCTGTACATCGCCGGGCTTTATCACGACATCGCCAAGGGCCGCGGTGGCGACCACTCCGAGCTGGGCGCGGTGGATGCAGAGCTGTTCTGCAGCCGTCACCACCTGCCCGCGTGGGATACCCACCTGATCGCCTGGCTGGTGGAAAACCACCTGGTGATGTCGACCACCGCGCAGCGCAAGGACATCTCCGACCCACTGGTCATCCACGATTTTGCGGTGCAGATGGGCAACCAGGTGCGTCTCGACTACCTCTACGTGCTGACCATTGCCGATATCAACGCCACCAATCCAACCCTGTGGAACTCCTGGCGCGCCTCCCTGCTGCGTCAGCTGTATACCGAAACCAAGCGGGCGCTGCGCCGTGGCCTGGACAACCCGCCTGATCGCGATGAGCACATTCGCCAGACACAACAGGCCGCACTCGACATTCTGGTGCGCAACGGTATCGAGGAGGAGGATGCCGAAGCGCTCTGGTCCGAGCTGGGTGATGACTACTTCCTGCGCCATACCGCCAGCGACGTGGCCTGGCACACCGAAGCGATTGTGCAACACAGCAGCCGCCATGGCCCGCTTGTGCTGATCAAGGAGACGGCGCAGCGCGAGTTTGAGGGCGCCACCCAGATATTCATCTATACGCCGGAGCAGAACGACCTGTTCGCCGCTACCGTGTCGGCCATGGATCAGCTCAACCTGAGCATTCAGGATGCGCGCATTATCACCTCGACCAGCCAGTTCAGCCTGGACACCTACATCGTGCTCGACTCGGACGGCGGCTCCATCGGCGACAATCCCGAGCGTATCCGCCAGATCAAGGACGAGCTGATCGAGGCGCTGTCCGACCCCGACGCTTTCCCGACCATCATCCAGCGCCGGGTGCCGCGCCAGCTGAAGCATTTTGCCTTTGCCCCCGAGGTCACCATTTTCAACGACCCCAACGGCCAGCACACCATTCTGGAACTGAGCGCCCCGGACAGGCCCGGTCTGCTGGCCCGTATGGGACGTATTTTGCTGGACTTCGACATCAGCGTGCAGAACGCCAAGATCGTCACTTTGGGCGAACGCGTTGACGACGTTTTCGTACTGACCGACGCCGACAACCAGGCGCTGTCCGACCCTGCCCTGTGCGAACGCCTGCAGCAGACCATTATCGAGACACTGAGCAGTACCCAGCCAACCGAGCAGGCGTACAGCAGCCCGATTGCCATTGGCCCCTGA
- the uppS gene encoding polyprenyl diphosphate synthase codes for MNNNSSSGAQAAAVPRHIAIIMDGNNRWARKRFLPGVAGHKAGVDAVKAMIEVCIEDGVEVLTLFAFSSENWRRPEDEVGALMELFLGALRREVRKLRENGVRLQIIGDRSRFAPELQQAMAKAEESTAAGRRLTLVVAANYGGQWDIAQAVRQLAAEAASGAREASNITEQDIEARLSTANLPLPDLCIRTGGEKRVSNFLLWQFAYAEFYFSDLFWPDFKQAALREALADFSCRQRRFGKTSEQIAAES; via the coding sequence ATGAATAACAATAGCAGTAGCGGCGCGCAAGCAGCCGCCGTCCCTCGCCACATTGCCATCATCATGGATGGCAATAACCGTTGGGCGCGCAAGCGTTTTTTGCCCGGCGTCGCCGGCCATAAGGCGGGCGTCGATGCGGTCAAGGCGATGATTGAAGTGTGCATTGAGGACGGCGTCGAGGTGCTGACGCTGTTTGCCTTCTCCAGCGAGAACTGGCGGCGCCCGGAAGACGAGGTAGGCGCGTTGATGGAGTTGTTCCTCGGTGCCCTGCGGCGAGAAGTGCGCAAGTTGCGTGAGAACGGCGTGCGCCTGCAGATCATTGGTGATCGCAGCCGGTTTGCCCCGGAACTGCAGCAGGCGATGGCCAAAGCGGAAGAAAGTACCGCTGCCGGTCGCCGCTTGACGTTGGTGGTGGCGGCCAACTATGGCGGTCAATGGGATATCGCCCAGGCGGTCCGTCAGCTTGCGGCAGAAGCGGCGAGCGGGGCGCGCGAGGCCAGCAATATCACCGAGCAGGATATCGAGGCGCGGTTGTCTACCGCGAATCTGCCGTTGCCGGATCTGTGTATTCGCACCGGTGGCGAGAAGCGCGTCAGCAACTTTCTGCTCTGGCAGTTTGCCTACGCCGAATTCTATTTTTCCGATCTCTTCTGGCCGGACTTCAAGCAGGCTGCCCTGCGCGAGGCCTTGGCTGATTTCTCCTGTCGGCAGCGCCGTTTCGGCAAAACCAGCGAACAGATTGCTGCGGAGTCCTGA
- the rpsB gene encoding 30S ribosomal protein S2 has translation MTQVSMRDMLKAGAHFGHQTRYWNPKMGKFIFGARNKIHIINLEKTMPMFHDALSFVEKLASGKNKVLFVGTKRAASKIIADEATRAGQPYVDHRWLGGMLTNYKTIRQSIKRLRDLEVQSQDGTFAKLTKKEALMRSRDLEKLDRGLGGIKDMGGLPDALFVIDVEHERIAITEANKLGIPVIGIVDTNSSPDGIDYVIPGNDDAIRAIKLYAAAVADAVLRGKNNAGGADEFVEEAAPEASEG, from the coding sequence ATGACCCAAGTTTCTATGCGTGACATGCTGAAGGCCGGTGCGCACTTCGGCCACCAGACCCGTTACTGGAACCCGAAGATGGGCAAGTTCATTTTCGGCGCTCGTAACAAGATTCACATCATCAACCTTGAAAAAACCATGCCGATGTTCCACGACGCCCTGAGCTTCGTTGAGAAACTGGCCTCTGGCAAGAACAAGGTTCTGTTCGTCGGTACCAAGCGCGCTGCCAGCAAGATCATTGCTGACGAAGCGACCCGCGCCGGTCAGCCCTACGTTGATCACCGCTGGTTGGGCGGCATGCTCACCAACTACAAGACCATCCGTCAGTCCATCAAGCGTCTGCGCGATCTGGAAGTGCAGTCTCAGGACGGTACTTTCGCCAAGCTGACCAAGAAAGAAGCGCTGATGCGTTCGCGCGATCTGGAAAAGCTGGACCGCGGTCTGGGCGGTATCAAGGACATGGGCGGTCTGCCTGATGCCCTGTTCGTTATCGACGTTGAGCACGAGCGCATTGCTATCACCGAAGCCAACAAGCTGGGCATTCCAGTTATCGGCATCGTCGATACCAACAGCAGCCCGGACGGCATCGATTACGTCATTCCCGGTAACGATGACGCCATTCGCGCTATCAAGCTGTACGCAGCTGCCGTTGCTGACGCAGTGCTGCGCGGCAAGAACAACGCCGGCGGTGCCGACGAGTTTGTTGAAGAAGCTGCTCCGGAAGCCTCCGAAGGCTGA